The Euphorbia lathyris chromosome 8, ddEupLath1.1, whole genome shotgun sequence genome has a window encoding:
- the LOC136204250 gene encoding FCS-Like Zinc finger 11-like isoform X1, translating to MLRERTRSHLKDQQMDHSLLTLTMSDSGSDSMGFNHKTNSFFNAPGLFVGLSPKGISDCDSVRSPTSPLDFRLFSNLGNSYRSQRSTLYGQGKSWDSSKVGLSILNSLDADVKLNNIQSWESKNILLGQKVRIKAPNANSFDSPKSLPRNLAIFPQSHFKSPSDVIFEIGEAPFQPEYFGKIRSCSLDSCKSFSTLARLGDANSKLSSGSFPLNNITTTHQPTGELDLNCTPMSTGSGSPSEFIDGLSASEIELSEDYTCVISHGPNPKKTHIYGDCILGCSSCEEKETGIPQANTSSTAAAPFPSNNFLKLCYYCNKKLDGGKDIYIYRGEKAFCSLSCRSEEIMVDEEMEKTINKAYDDYPKSKSKSMDGEELLENSIFFAP from the exons ATGTTGAGGGAGAGAACCAGGTCGCACCTCAAAGATCAACAAATGGATCACAGTCTCTTAACCTTAACAATGTCTGATTCTGGTTCAGATTCTATGGGTTTCAATCACAAAACAAACTCTTTCTTCAATGCTCCTGGTCTGTTTGTTGGTTTAAGTCCTAAGGGTATTTCAGATTGTGATTCTGTTAGAAGCCCTACATCTCCTTTAGATTTTAGGTTGTTTTCCAATTTAGGGAATTCTTATAGGTCCCAAAGATCAACACTTTATGGACAGGGTAAGAGCTGGGACTCTAGTAAAGTAGGATTAAGCATTCTCAATTCTCTTGATGCTGATGTCAAACTCAACAACATTCAATCATGGGAGAGCAAGAACATTCTTTTGGGTCAGAAAGTAAGGATTAAAGCTCCCAATGCTAATTCTTTTGATTCACCAAAGTCTTTGCCAAGAAATTTAGCAATTTTCCCTCAATCCCACTTTAAATCTCCCAGTGATGTTATTTTTGAGATTGGAGAAGCCCCATTTCAGCCTGAGTACTTTGGTAAGATCAGGTCTTGTTCTTTGGACTCCTGCAAGTCATTTTCCACACTTGCACGATTGGGTGACGCGAACTCCAAACTCAGTTCTGGGAGTTTCCCTTTGAATAACATTACTACTACACACCAGCCCACTGGAGAACTAGATTTGAACTGCACACCTATGTCTACTGGCTCAGGCTCACCCAGTGAATTTATTGATGGTCTCTCTGCTAGTGAGATTGAGCTTTCTGAGGATTATACATGTGTAATTTCACATGGTCCAAACCCCAAGAAAACTCATATATATGGTGATTGCATCTTGGGATGTTCCTCTTGTGAAGAAAAGGAAACTGGAATTCCTCAGGCCAATACTAGTTCTACAGCAGCTGCTCCATTTCCCTCCAATAACTTTTTGAAGTTGTGCTATTATTGCAACAAGAAGTTAGATGGTGGTAAAGATATTTACATATATAG AGGTGAGAAAGCATTTTGCAGTCTAAGTTGCCGGTCCGAGGAGATTATGGTTGATGAAGAAATGGAGAAAACAATCAATAAAGCTTATGATGACTAccccaagtccaagtccaagtCCATGGATGGTGAGGAACTATTGGAAAATAGCATTTTCTTTGCTCCATAA
- the LOC136204250 gene encoding FCS-Like Zinc finger 11-like isoform X2: MLRERTRSHLKDQQMDHSLLTLTMSDSGSDSMGFNHKTNSFFNAPGLFVGLSPKGISDCDSVRSPTSPLDFRLFSNLGNSYRSQRSTLYGQGKSWDSSKVGLSILNSLDADVKLNNIQSWESKNILLGQKVRIKAPNANSFDSPKSLPRNLAIFPQSHFKSPSDVIFEIGEAPFQPEYFGKIRSCSLDSCKSFSTLARLGDANSKLSSGSFPLNNITTTHQPTGELDLNCTPMSTGSGSPSEFIDGLSASEIELSEDYTCVISHGPNPKKTHIYGDCILGCSSCEEKETGIPQANTSSTAAAPFPSNNFLKLCYYCNKKLDGEVRKHFAV; this comes from the exons ATGTTGAGGGAGAGAACCAGGTCGCACCTCAAAGATCAACAAATGGATCACAGTCTCTTAACCTTAACAATGTCTGATTCTGGTTCAGATTCTATGGGTTTCAATCACAAAACAAACTCTTTCTTCAATGCTCCTGGTCTGTTTGTTGGTTTAAGTCCTAAGGGTATTTCAGATTGTGATTCTGTTAGAAGCCCTACATCTCCTTTAGATTTTAGGTTGTTTTCCAATTTAGGGAATTCTTATAGGTCCCAAAGATCAACACTTTATGGACAGGGTAAGAGCTGGGACTCTAGTAAAGTAGGATTAAGCATTCTCAATTCTCTTGATGCTGATGTCAAACTCAACAACATTCAATCATGGGAGAGCAAGAACATTCTTTTGGGTCAGAAAGTAAGGATTAAAGCTCCCAATGCTAATTCTTTTGATTCACCAAAGTCTTTGCCAAGAAATTTAGCAATTTTCCCTCAATCCCACTTTAAATCTCCCAGTGATGTTATTTTTGAGATTGGAGAAGCCCCATTTCAGCCTGAGTACTTTGGTAAGATCAGGTCTTGTTCTTTGGACTCCTGCAAGTCATTTTCCACACTTGCACGATTGGGTGACGCGAACTCCAAACTCAGTTCTGGGAGTTTCCCTTTGAATAACATTACTACTACACACCAGCCCACTGGAGAACTAGATTTGAACTGCACACCTATGTCTACTGGCTCAGGCTCACCCAGTGAATTTATTGATGGTCTCTCTGCTAGTGAGATTGAGCTTTCTGAGGATTATACATGTGTAATTTCACATGGTCCAAACCCCAAGAAAACTCATATATATGGTGATTGCATCTTGGGATGTTCCTCTTGTGAAGAAAAGGAAACTGGAATTCCTCAGGCCAATACTAGTTCTACAGCAGCTGCTCCATTTCCCTCCAATAACTTTTTGAAGTTGTGCTATTATTGCAACAAGAAGTTAGATGGTG AGGTGAGAAAGCATTTTGCAGTCTAA